One genomic window of Pelmatolapia mariae isolate MD_Pm_ZW linkage group LG5, Pm_UMD_F_2, whole genome shotgun sequence includes the following:
- the fam72a gene encoding protein FAM72A, translating to MSTSNANFKNKCVTQVNCIFCDSLLCTRGMKAVLLADTEVELFSTDIPPNRTVDFVASCYSTESCKCKLRDIACLKCGNVVGYHVVAPCKPCLLSCNNGHFWMFNSDAVSTLNRLDSTGLNLLLWGDLPELDDSENEESESPSEEECIR from the exons ATGTCTACTTCAAACgctaattttaaaaacaagtgtGTGACCCAGGTGAACTGCATATTTTGTGACAGCCTGCTCTGCACGAGAGGCATGAAGGCAGTGCTACTTGCAGACACCGAGGTCGAGCTGTTTTCCACTGACATACCTCCCAATAG AACTGTTGACTTTGTGGCCAGCTGCTACTCTACTGAAAGCTGTAAATGCAAACTGAGAGACATCGCATGTCTCAAATG TGGAAATGTTGTGGGCTATCACGTTGTAGCCCCCTGCAAACCCTGCCTGCTCTCCTGTAACAACGGCCACTTCTGGATGTTCAATAGCGATGCTGTTTCTACTCTCAACAGACTGGATTCAACGG GCCTTAATCTGCTCCTTTGGGGAGATCTTCCCGAGCTAGATGACAGCGAGAATGAAGAATCAGAAAGCCCATCAGAGGAGGAGTGTATTAGGTAG